The Myroides phaeus DNA segment AGTCTTCAACGAAATTGGAGAAATCATTGTTCAATTCTTTGGAAAAAGAAAGCCAGGAATACCAGAATTAGAAGAGTGGAGAGAAATAATCTCATCTTTAGAATAATTAAAAAAAGCAGAAGTTATCCTTCTGCTTTTTTTATTTCGAGTAGTTACTCGACTAAAAACAGGAAAATCAAACAATGAAAAAAACACAAAAGCAATCCCTAAAATTTAAGAATACCAAAAAAATATTGGTACAATAAATAAATAAAAAACAGCCTAACTAAGACAGCCAGCTTAAAATTGATAATCACAAAAAAAACAATAACTTTAGTTATCAAACATTTGTTGATAACTATTCTTCTTCAATAAATAAAAATACTTGAAATCAATGTCTTATTAGTTTAAATTAGCATAGCTAACTTAGTCGCTTTTAGGGCTTAAAACATCGCAATATTTACTATATTAGTGCTTTACTACTTCACAGTATTTGATGTTTTTAGCCAATTACAAGGCACTAATAGTATTAACCTCAATAAAAATTAAGCTATGTCTATTTTTGATAAAAGAGTTAACTACAAACCATTTGAGTACCCAGGAATCTACCAATTTACTGAAGCAATTAACAAATCCTTTTGGGTACATAGTGAAGTGGACTTCACTGCAGACACACAAGATTTTCACTCTCACTTAACAAGAGAAGAGCAACTTGCTATTAAAAACAGTTTACTGGCTATTGCACAAATCGAAGTTGCTGTTAAAACCTTTTGGGGTAACTTATATCAACATTTCCCTAAACCAGAATTTAACGGTTTAGGAAGTACATTTGCTGAATGCGAATTCAGACATTCAGAAGCTTATTCAAGACTATTAGACGTACTTGGTTACAATGATGAATTTGAAAATTTATTAACGGTTCCTGTTATTAAAGAACGTGTTGAATACTTATCTTCTGTATTAGAGAACTCAAGTAATCAAACTGACCGTAAAAAGTATATTGTATCTCTTATTCTATTCTCTTTATTGATTGAAAACGTTTCTTTATTTAGTCAATTTGCAATCATTTTATCTTTTACAAGATTCAAAGGGTATATGAAAAACGTTAGTAATATCATCGCTTGGACTTCTGTAGATGAACAAGTACACGCTAACGCAGGAATCTATATTATTAATATCGTTAAAAAAGAGTTTCCAGATTTCTTTGACGAAGAACTTATCAACCACGTAAACGAGGTAATTGAGAAGTCAATTAATATTGAAAGCAAAATCTTGGATTGGATCTTTGAAGCAGGAGATATTGAAACAGTAAATAAGCACGATCTATTAAACTTTATGAAGTTTAGAGTTGACGAAAGTATGGAGAAAATTGGCTTGAAAAAAGTGTATAATATTTCATCAGAACAATATAACCCTATGGCTTGGTTCGAAGAAGAAGTATTTGCTAATAGCTTAGATGATTTCTTTGCTAAAAGACCTGTAGAATACACTAAACACGACAAGAGCTTTACTGCTGACGATTTATTCTAAATCGCTATTTCAAAAGCCTATTAAAACTAAAAAAAAAGAAAAAAGATACTATGAATAATTTTTCACTACCATTAATCTCTGAAGATAATCCAAACACTTGTGAAAAACTGTGGTGGAAGAACTCAGAAAGTGAGCAAATTCTAAACAGAGGTTACCTATTAAAAGGTGAAACTGTAGAAGGAGCAATCGACAGAATTTCAACTGCTGCTGCAAAAAGATTATACAAACCAGAATTAAAAGAGTCATTTCAAGAAATGATTGAAAGAGGATGGATGAGTTTAAGCTCTCCTATCTGGGCTAATATGGGAACAGAAAGAGGATTGCCTATTTCTTGTTTTAACGTACACGTGCCGGATAGTATAGAAGGAATTACTCATAAATTAGGTGAGGTAATTATGCAGACAAAGATTGGTGGTGGAACATCAGGATATTTTGGTAATCTAAGAGAAAGAGGAAGTGCTGTAACAGATAATGGTAAAAGTAGTGGAGCTGTTAGCTTTATGAAGTTATTTGATACTGCAATGGACACTATTTCTCAAGGAGGTGTTAGAAGAGGTGCTTTTGCAGCTTATTTAGATATTGACCACCCTGATTGTGAAGAATTTATTCAAATTAAAAATATTGGTAACCCTATTCAAAACCTATTTACAGGTGTTTCTATTCCAGATTACTGGATGCAAGAAATGATTGACGGGGATAGAGAAAAACGCCAACTATGGGCTAAAGTATTGGAAAGTCGTCAACAAAAAGGATTGCCTTACTTATTCTTCTCTGACAATGTAAACGGACATAAACCTCAGGTGTACAAAGACCTTAATATGCGTATTAATGCAAGTAACTTATGTTCTGAGATTATGTTACCTTCTTCTATGGATGAATCATTCATATGTTGTTTATCTTCTATGAACTTAGAGTTATATGACGAGTGGAAAGACACAGAAGCTGTTAAATTAGCAATCTTCTTTTTAGATGCTGTATTACAAGAATTCATAGAAAAAACAGAAGGAAACTACTACTTAGCCTCAGCAAACCGCTTTGCTAAGCGTCATAGAGCTTTAGGTTTAGGAGTTTTAGGATGGCATTCATACTTACAAAAGAATATGATTCCATTTGAAGGATTACAAGCTAAAATGATTACTAATCAAATCTTTGCTGACATTAGTAGCAAAGCTGATAAAGCAACACAAGACTTAGCTCGTATCTATGGTGAACCTGAAATATTAAAAGGATACGGTAGAAGAAATACAACCACTATGGCCATTGCTCCTACTACTTCATCATCTGCTATCTTAGGTCAAACATCTCCTGGTATCGAACCATTTAGTAGTAATTACTATAAAGCAGGTTTATCTAAAGGTAACTTTATGCGTAAAAACAAATACCTTAAAATGCTTTTAGAGGCTAAGGGAATGGACAATGAAGAAACGTGGAGAAACATTATGTTAAGCGGAGGAAGTGTTCAACAACTTGAAGGCTTAACTGATGAAGAAAAAGCGGTATTCAAAACATTCAAAGAGATCAGCCAGCTTGAGATTATTCAACAAGCAGCAATCAGACAGAAATACGTTGATCAATCACAAAGTTTGAACTTAAACATCCCTTCTGGTTTACCAATTAAAGATGTAAACAATCTAATGATAGAAGCTTGGAAACTTGGAGTTAAAACATTGTATTACCAACGTAGTCAAAGTGTTTCTAAAGAAATGGTAACAAACTTAGTTTCTTGTAGCAGTTGCGAATCGTAATCACAAGAACTTAAAATACTAAAAAGAGTGAACTATATAGTTCACTCTTTTTTTGCTCTAAAATCAAAAAGCTTTATATTTTATTCTCTTACCACTATAAACCAATACAAGCCATCTAAAGCAATTTCTATCAAAATACCACGTGAACTTTATTAAACTACAAAAACAGCCTTAAAATCACTATAATTCAGTAATATCAACACATTACAAGCCAACTCACCTCCAATTACTGTTAATAGCGAAATAATTTATTCTAACTTATTTTCTTTTCATAAATAACTTTGGCACAATATCTGTAAATAGAAAACGCAACAACAAAATAACAAAATTTCTTTTTCATCAAAAGCCTAATTAGAGCCAATAATTAGGCTTTTACTTTTTAGTAAAGACATACAATAAAATATATATCATTCTTAGCCCAAACTAACACAAAAAAAGGGATTACTCAGTAGAGCAATCCCTTTTTACTATATGATAATTCTAAAGTTCTATTAGATATCAAATCCCATAGAAACACCAAGCTTACCAGCGATAACCTTAGCTACTTTAGATTTTAATTCTGGAATTTTTACAGACTCCATTACTTCATCTGTAAACGCGTACATCAATAAAGCTTTAGCTTCTTTTTTCGGAATACCACGTTGACGCATATAGAACATTGCATCCTCGTTTAACTGTCCGATTGTACATCCGTGAGAACACTTAACATCATCAGCAAAAATCTCTAACTGAGGTTTAGCATAAATATTAGCTTTCTCACTTAACAAGATGTTGTTACTCTTTTGGAAACCATCTGTTTTTTGAGCAATTTTATCAACGTAAATTTTACCGTTAAACACCCCTACAGAGTTACCATCATAAATACCTTTATAATTTTGGTGACTCTCACAGTTTGGTTGATTGTGAGAAACTAATGTATAATGGTCAACGTGTTGTTTACCATCAATCAATGTAATTCCTTTTAACGTACTATCAATACGCTCACCATCTTGGTAGAAATTAAGGTTGTTTCTTGTCAATTTACCTCCGAAAGAGAACGTATGAACAGAAACTCTACTTTCTTGTTTTTGTTTAACGAAAGTATTGTCAATTAACGTACCTGTTTCTAAGTCATTTTGCAACTTATAGAAATCAACAATAGCACGTTTATGCGCTACAATTTCAGTTACAGAGTTAGTAAACACGTTAGATTCAACGATACTTTGGTGTCTTTCTAAAATTTGCACGTGAGCATTTTCACCTACAACAACTAAGTTACGAGGTTGCACTAAAAGCGCTTGGTCTTCCACTGTAGATAAGTAAATAATCTCAATCGGTTTAGCAACCACTGTACTTTTAGGGATATTAATAAAAGCTCCTTCACTTGCAAAAGCAGTGTTTAAAGCAGTTAAACTATCCTCTTTATCAGCACAAGTATTGTAGAAAGAGTCGATAATCATTTTATACTTCGGCTTAGTAAAAGCAGAAGACATTAAACAAACATCAAGTCCATCGTGAGTAGTTGACGATAAATGAGAACTAAAGATTCCATTGATAAATACCAATTTGTATGTATCAGAATCACTTAAGAAATACTTCTTAACGTCTTTATATTCAACCGCTACTTCTTTTTTAGGAAAAACACTAAAATCATTCTTTAAAATAGAATTTAATGATGTGTACTTCCAAGCTTCCACTTTTTTAGTAGGGAAACCTTTATTTTCAAATGTCTTAAGACCTTCTAAACGGATATTGTGTAAACTTTCGTGTTCACTAAGTCCTTGTTCAAAAGCGACAAAAGACGATAATAATTTATCTTTAAGCTCCATAATTATTTCTTTGCAATTAGATTAAAATGATTGATTTATAAGATTCTATTGAGACTATTTCCCTAAAGATTCTTTAATCCAATCGTATCCTTTTTCTTCTAATTCCAATGCTAATTCTTTACCTCCTGTTTTCACAATTTTACCATCGTATAAAACGTGTACATAGTCAGGAACGATATAATCTAATAAACGTTGGTAGTGCGTAATTAAAACAACAGCGTTGTCTTCGCTTTTCAACTTGTTAACTCCATTAGCAACGATACGTAAAGCATCAATATCCAATCCTGAGTCAGTCTCATCAAGGATAGCTAATTTTGGCTCTAACATAGCCATTTGGAAAATCTCATTACGTTTTTTCTCACCACCAGAGAAACCTTCATTAAGAGAACGCGACAAGAATTTTCTGTCGATTTCTAATAACTCAGCTTTTTCTTTGATTTTTTTCAACATTTCACTTGCAGGCATCTCTTCAAGACCTTGAGCCTTTCTTGATTCGTTGATAGCCGTTTTCATAAAGTTTGTCACAGAAACTCCAGGAATCTCAACTGGGTATTGGAAAGACAAGAAAACACCTTTATGAGCTCTTTCTTCTGGCCCTAATTCGTTTAATTCTTCTCCTTCTAAAATAATTTCACCTTCCGTTACTTCGAAAGCTTCATTACCAGTAATTACAGAAGATAAAGTACTCTTACCAGCACCGTTAGGTCCCATAATAGCGTGTACTTCACCAGCTTTAACTTCTAAATTAATTCCTTTTAATATTTCTTTATCTTCAACACTTGCGTGTAAATTTTTTATCTGTAACATAAAATTGTCTTTTTAAAATTTTGAGGGTTTGTAAACTAAGTTGAACTAAGAATCTAACATCTTAACCAACACTTCCTTCTAATGAAATCTCCAATAATTTTTGTGCTTCCACAGCAAACTCCATTGGCAATTTATTTAAAACTTCTTTAGAGAAACCATTAACGATTAAAGCGATAGCCTTCTCTGTAGGAATACCACGTTGGTTACAGTAGAAAATTTGATCTTCACCAATTTTACTTGTTGTAGCCTCGTGCTCAATTTGAGCAGTAGTATTCTTAGCTTCAATGTAAGGGAAAGTATGAGCACCACATTCGTTACCCATTAACAATGAATCACATTGAGAGAAGTTTCTTGCGTTCTCAGCTCTTGGTCCCATATGAACCAATCCTCTATAACTATTTTGTGATTTACCAGCAGAAATACCTTTAGAAATAATCGTTGATTTCGTATTCTTACCTAAGTGAATCATTTTAGTACCTGTATCCGCTTGTTGGAAGTTATTCGTTACTGCAATTGAGTAGAACTCACCAACAGAATTATCTCCTTTTAAAACACAAGAAGGATATTTCCAAGTAACAGCAGAACCTGTTTCAACCTGAGTCCAAGAAATTTTTGCATTCTTCTCACAAAGACCTCTTTTCGTCACAAAGTTGAATACCCCACCTTTACCTTCACTGTCTCCAGGGAACCAGTTTTGAACAGTAGAATATTTAATTTCAGCATCATCCATTGCGATTAACTCAACAACAGCAGCGTGTAATTGGTTTTCATCACGAGATGGAGCAGTACATCCCTCTAAATAAGAAACATAACTTCCTTCATCAGCAATTACTAACGTTCTTTCGAACTGACCAGTACCTGCTTGGTTAATACGGAAATACGTAGATAACTCCATCGGACAACGAACACCCTTAGGAATATAACAGAAAGAACCATCTGAGAATACAGCAGAGTTTAATGCTGCATAGAAGTTATCTGTTTGAGGCACTACAGACCCTAAATATTTTTTAACTAACTCAGGGTGGTTTCTAATCGCTTCAGAAATTGAACAGAAAATAATACCACGCTCAGCCAAAGTTTCTTTAAAAGTAGTTGCTACAGAAACAGAGTCCATAACAATATCCATTGCCACACCAGACAATCTTTTTTGTTCATCTAAAGAGATACCAAGTTTTGCAAACGTTGCTAATAACTCAGGGTCTACTTCGTCTAAACTTTTATATTGATCTTTTTTCTTTGGTGCAGAATAATAAGAAATAGCCTGAAAATCAGGTTTAGTATATCTTACATTCGCCCATTCTGGTTCAACCATTTCCTTCCAAATACGGAAAGCCTCTAAACGCCATTCAGTCATCCATTCAGGCTCTTCTTTCTTTGCAGAAATAGCTCTAACAATATCTTCATTTAAACCAATAGGAAATGTCTCTGATTCTATATCAGTATAAAAACCATACTCATACTCCTTGGTTTCTAATTCTTTCTTTAAATCTTCTTCTGTATACTTACTCATATATTTTACTTAAAAGCAAATACGGTGTCGTACGCTTCTTTAATTTTAACTAATTATCAAAAAGGAAGAAAAACGAAATAAATCCCGCTTTTCTACCATGAGTCTTATAATGAAAAACTTTCACCACAACCACAAGTTCTACTTGCGTTAGGATTGTTGAAATAGAATCCTTTTCCATTCAATCCTCCTGAATATTCTAAAGTAGTTCCTACAAGATATAAAAAGCTCTTTTTGTCAACAGCGATTTTCACACCATTATCTTCGAAAACTTTATCATCTTCACCAACTTCGCGATCAAAATTTAATTGATAAGAAAGTCCGGAACATCCTCCACTTGTCACCCCTACGCGAACATAATCCACTGTAGAATCAAACCCTTCATCTTCCATCAGAAGGGCGACGCGTTTACTCGCTATATCTGAAACCTTTATCATACCTTTTTTTAAAATAGATTAGTTCTAAATGTAAGATGCAAAGGTATTATAAAAAAACGGTTTCTAATAGTAACTAACATATTTATAACGATTAGAAGTTTAAATACTAATATCAATAAAAACTATAGTTTGAACCCTGTTTTAATTATTTATTCCTAAGTCATTTAGTAAAAAAACTACTAAAAACGGAACGCTAAAAACAGACATAAAAAGCTACTTTCACTCCCTTTTAGTCTTAAAACTACTAAAAACGCTATTTCTTATTAATTCAAATTAATGAAAACAAGCCCCTATTAAAACCAACTTACTATAAAACAATATTTTACATCGTTTAAAGGCAACTAATCCAACTATAAAATTCGGACTTTATTCCTTTAAAGACAAATGAAATACTGAAAAAAAAAAACAACTCTTTGCTTTAGTATATCATCATCAAAAGGTAGTTTTAAAATCTATGCTTGTATACTGTATGTATAGTGCTTGTATAAAATCTATGTTAAACTGTACAACCAAAATACATACACTTTAGAAAAAATATACATACTCCATTTATAACATAAATCTAAAACGTTGCTATGATTGCAAAATCCTCATTTGGCCTCGATTCTTAGATAAATAGTTATGAATTACTTAGCTAAACTAAAAGCTAATTTTACCGTTGGTGTATCGTATAAAAATGTGTATTTTGCACCTTACAACCAAAAAACTAAATCATTATGAAATTATATGCTATCGAAAGTGGCAACTTTAAATTAGATGGAGGAGCAATGTTTGGCGTTGTTCCGAAAGTCATTTGGAACAAAACCAATCCTGCTGATAACAACAACCTGATTGAATTAGGTGCGCGACTTCTTCTTATTGAAGATGGCAATAAACTTATTCTGATTGACACTGGAATGGGTAATAAACAGTCTGAAAAATTCTTTGGATACTACAATCTTTGGGGAGAACACTCAATTGACAAGTCATTGGCAAAAGTAGGTTTTCACAGAGATGATATAACAGATGTATTTTTAACTCACTTGCATTTTGACCACGTTGGTGGAGCTGTAAATTGGAATTCTGATAGAACAGGATACGTTAATGCTTTTAAAAATGCTAAATATTGGACTAATGATAGCCATTGGGATTGGGCGACAAAACCAAACCCAAGAGAAAAAGCATCTTTCTTATCTGAAAATATACTTCCAATTCAAGAAAGTGGTGCTTTAAACTTTATCCAACGCCCTGAAGGAGATTTGCTACACAATTCTGAATTGGGATTCGATATTTTCTTTGCAGATGGGCATACTGAAAAACAGATGATTCCGATTATTAATTACAACGGACAAAAAATAGCTTATACAGCAGATTTACTGCCTACAGCAGGACATATTCCTCTTCCTTATGTAATGGGATATGATACTCGGCCACTCTTAACGATGCAAGAAAAGGAGAAATTCTTAAAAATGGCAACTGACGAAAATTGGCTTTTATTTTTAGAACATGATGCTCATAATGAAATCATAACCCTACAACATACTGAGAAGGGAGTTCGCTTAAAAGACATACATAAAGCCAACGATATCTTAATTTAGTGTTAACACCGTGCTTTAAAGCGTACAATTTGATACTTTTAAGGCGATGAAAATAAAATTTACAATAAAATAAATATAATGCGATTAATTAAACCTATTTACCTTTCTGCTGCTTTAGCACTTGCTTTGACAAGTTGTGGTGGTGCAAAAATTGTATCTAACACACCAATCCAAGGTGTTGACAATTTACCTAAAAGAACATCAGAATTATCTGAAGAACAATTACAAAGATGGAGTCACTTAGACATTTTAAGAGACACAGTACCTGGAATGTCTGTTGATAGAGCTTATGAAGAAATCTTAAAAGGAAAAGCACTTCCTAAAAAAGTAATTGTAGGTGTAGTAGATTCAGGAATTGAAATTGACCACGATGATTTAAAATCACACGTGTGGACAAATCCTAAAGAAATCGCTGGAAACAATATTGATGACGACAACAATGGATATGTTGATGATATTCACGGATGGAACTTTTTAGGAGAGTCTGTTCACGAAAATATGGAATTAGTTCGTGTTGTAAGAAGAGGTGACGACGGTTCTGACCAATATAAAAGAGCTGTAAAACAACTTGAAGAAGAAAGAAAAGAAGCACTTGAAAGCAAAGTACGTTTAGATATGTTATTACGTGCTAACGAAAGAGTTGCTAAATTCTTAGATAAAAAAGATTATACAAAAGAAGATTTAGAGGCTATTCCTGATACAGCATCAGAAGAGATCATTCACTCTAAAAATGTAATGTACGGAATCCTTGCTGGAGGTAGAGAATTATCTTGGTTAGATAGCTTTAAAGGTTATGTAGACAGCAAATTAAACTACCACTTAAACGTTGATTTCGATGGTCGTAAAATCGTTGGAGATAATCCTGCTGACATCAATGACAGAATATACGGAAATAACGATGTATTAGGTCCTGTTAGAGAAGAGGCTAAACACGGAACTCACGTTGCTGGTATTATTGCACAATCTCGCCACAATAACTTAGGTGGAGACGGTGTTGCTTCAGACGCAGTAGAAATTATGGCTGTTAGAGCAGTACCTGATGGAGATGAGTACGATAAAGATATTGCATTAGGTATTCGCTATGCAGTTGACAACGGAGCTAAAGTAATCAACGGAAGTTTTGGTAAATACTACGAAGAAAATAGCCAATGGGTTAGAGACGCTATTAAATACGCTGAAGAAAAAGACGTATTAATTGTTGTAGCTGCTGGAAATGACGCTATGGACTTAAACATTGAAGGTGGTGTAGAACGTTACCCTAACGACAATGTGAATATGGGACCAGAAATTTCAAATAACTTCTTAGTTGTTGGAGCTCTTAACCCTCAGTTTGGTAAAAATATGGTAGCTCGTTTTTCTAACTACGGACATTACGACGTTGACGTATTTGCTCCTGGTGTAAAAATCTACGCTACTGTTCCTAACAATACGTATGAGTACTTACAAGGAACATCAATGGCATCTCCAAACGTTGCTGGTGTAGCTGCTTTAGTTAGAGCTTACTACCCTCAGTTTACTGCTGGTGAAGTTAAAAAAATCATTATGGATTCAGGTGTTGCTGTAAACTTTGATGTTGTAGTTGGAGAGAAAAAAGAAGTTAGAAACTTCCAATCAATTTCTACTTCAGGAAAATTTGTAAATGCATACAATGCTTTGTTATTAGCTGAAAAATTAGCTGCAAACAAAAAATAAGAATACACAAAATACATTTAAAAACTCCACACTATTCAAGAATAGCTGTGGAGTTTTAATTTCAAACACGATATGAAAAAACTATTACTATCTCTTACAATTTGTGCCATATCTCTTTTTGAAGTTCAAGCTCAAAACAATCCAAATCCTGGATATTGGCAACAACACGTTGATTATACGATGGACGTCAAAATGGACGTTAAAAAGTTTAAATACAACGGTACACAAAAGCTTACTTATACTAACAACTCTACAGATACACTAAAAAAGGTTTTCTTTCATTTGTATTACAATGCATTTCAACCTAATAGTGATATGGATGCTTTATTAAAAAATATTGCTGATCCAGACTCAAGAATGGTAGATACTAAAACAGTTAGAGGTAGAAAAATACAAGAGAGTAGAATTTCAAAGCTTACACAAGATGAGATTGGTTACTTAAAAGTATTAAATCTAAAACAAGACGGTTCTTCTGTTGAAACGAAAGAAGTAGGAACTGTTTTAGAGGTTACATTAAAGTCTCCAATTGCTCCTAAATCTTCTACTGTTTTCACAATGAACTTTGAAGGACAAGCGCCTAAAATGATTCGTAGAGCAGGTAGAGAGTCTAAAGAAGGTGTTGCCTTGTCAATGTCTCAATGGTTCCCTAAAATAGCTGAATACGACTTTGAAGGTTGGCACGCTGAACAATATTTAGGAAGAGAATTCCACAGTGTTTGGGGAGATTTT contains these protein-coding regions:
- a CDS encoding ribonucleotide-diphosphate reductase subunit beta, which translates into the protein MSIFDKRVNYKPFEYPGIYQFTEAINKSFWVHSEVDFTADTQDFHSHLTREEQLAIKNSLLAIAQIEVAVKTFWGNLYQHFPKPEFNGLGSTFAECEFRHSEAYSRLLDVLGYNDEFENLLTVPVIKERVEYLSSVLENSSNQTDRKKYIVSLILFSLLIENVSLFSQFAIILSFTRFKGYMKNVSNIIAWTSVDEQVHANAGIYIINIVKKEFPDFFDEELINHVNEVIEKSINIESKILDWIFEAGDIETVNKHDLLNFMKFRVDESMEKIGLKKVYNISSEQYNPMAWFEEEVFANSLDDFFAKRPVEYTKHDKSFTADDLF
- a CDS encoding ribonucleoside-diphosphate reductase subunit alpha — encoded protein: MNNFSLPLISEDNPNTCEKLWWKNSESEQILNRGYLLKGETVEGAIDRISTAAAKRLYKPELKESFQEMIERGWMSLSSPIWANMGTERGLPISCFNVHVPDSIEGITHKLGEVIMQTKIGGGTSGYFGNLRERGSAVTDNGKSSGAVSFMKLFDTAMDTISQGGVRRGAFAAYLDIDHPDCEEFIQIKNIGNPIQNLFTGVSIPDYWMQEMIDGDREKRQLWAKVLESRQQKGLPYLFFSDNVNGHKPQVYKDLNMRINASNLCSEIMLPSSMDESFICCLSSMNLELYDEWKDTEAVKLAIFFLDAVLQEFIEKTEGNYYLASANRFAKRHRALGLGVLGWHSYLQKNMIPFEGLQAKMITNQIFADISSKADKATQDLARIYGEPEILKGYGRRNTTTMAIAPTTSSSAILGQTSPGIEPFSSNYYKAGLSKGNFMRKNKYLKMLLEAKGMDNEETWRNIMLSGGSVQQLEGLTDEEKAVFKTFKEISQLEIIQQAAIRQKYVDQSQSLNLNIPSGLPIKDVNNLMIEAWKLGVKTLYYQRSQSVSKEMVTNLVSCSSCES
- the sufD gene encoding Fe-S cluster assembly protein SufD, with protein sequence MELKDKLLSSFVAFEQGLSEHESLHNIRLEGLKTFENKGFPTKKVEAWKYTSLNSILKNDFSVFPKKEVAVEYKDVKKYFLSDSDTYKLVFINGIFSSHLSSTTHDGLDVCLMSSAFTKPKYKMIIDSFYNTCADKEDSLTALNTAFASEGAFINIPKSTVVAKPIEIIYLSTVEDQALLVQPRNLVVVGENAHVQILERHQSIVESNVFTNSVTEIVAHKRAIVDFYKLQNDLETGTLIDNTFVKQKQESRVSVHTFSFGGKLTRNNLNFYQDGERIDSTLKGITLIDGKQHVDHYTLVSHNQPNCESHQNYKGIYDGNSVGVFNGKIYVDKIAQKTDGFQKSNNILLSEKANIYAKPQLEIFADDVKCSHGCTIGQLNEDAMFYMRQRGIPKKEAKALLMYAFTDEVMESVKIPELKSKVAKVIAGKLGVSMGFDI
- the sufC gene encoding Fe-S cluster assembly ATPase SufC; amino-acid sequence: MLQIKNLHASVEDKEILKGINLEVKAGEVHAIMGPNGAGKSTLSSVITGNEAFEVTEGEIILEGEELNELGPEERAHKGVFLSFQYPVEIPGVSVTNFMKTAINESRKAQGLEEMPASEMLKKIKEKAELLEIDRKFLSRSLNEGFSGGEKKRNEIFQMAMLEPKLAILDETDSGLDIDALRIVANGVNKLKSEDNAVVLITHYQRLLDYIVPDYVHVLYDGKIVKTGGKELALELEEKGYDWIKESLGK
- the sufB gene encoding Fe-S cluster assembly protein SufB, coding for MSKYTEEDLKKELETKEYEYGFYTDIESETFPIGLNEDIVRAISAKKEEPEWMTEWRLEAFRIWKEMVEPEWANVRYTKPDFQAISYYSAPKKKDQYKSLDEVDPELLATFAKLGISLDEQKRLSGVAMDIVMDSVSVATTFKETLAERGIIFCSISEAIRNHPELVKKYLGSVVPQTDNFYAALNSAVFSDGSFCYIPKGVRCPMELSTYFRINQAGTGQFERTLVIADEGSYVSYLEGCTAPSRDENQLHAAVVELIAMDDAEIKYSTVQNWFPGDSEGKGGVFNFVTKRGLCEKNAKISWTQVETGSAVTWKYPSCVLKGDNSVGEFYSIAVTNNFQQADTGTKMIHLGKNTKSTIISKGISAGKSQNSYRGLVHMGPRAENARNFSQCDSLLMGNECGAHTFPYIEAKNTTAQIEHEATTSKIGEDQIFYCNQRGIPTEKAIALIVNGFSKEVLNKLPMEFAVEAQKLLEISLEGSVG
- a CDS encoding HesB/IscA family protein, which codes for MIKVSDIASKRVALLMEDEGFDSTVDYVRVGVTSGGCSGLSYQLNFDREVGEDDKVFEDNGVKIAVDKKSFLYLVGTTLEYSGGLNGKGFYFNNPNASRTCGCGESFSL
- a CDS encoding MBL fold metallo-hydrolase, whose translation is MKLYAIESGNFKLDGGAMFGVVPKVIWNKTNPADNNNLIELGARLLLIEDGNKLILIDTGMGNKQSEKFFGYYNLWGEHSIDKSLAKVGFHRDDITDVFLTHLHFDHVGGAVNWNSDRTGYVNAFKNAKYWTNDSHWDWATKPNPREKASFLSENILPIQESGALNFIQRPEGDLLHNSELGFDIFFADGHTEKQMIPIINYNGQKIAYTADLLPTAGHIPLPYVMGYDTRPLLTMQEKEKFLKMATDENWLLFLEHDAHNEIITLQHTEKGVRLKDIHKANDILI
- a CDS encoding S8 family peptidase; protein product: MRLIKPIYLSAALALALTSCGGAKIVSNTPIQGVDNLPKRTSELSEEQLQRWSHLDILRDTVPGMSVDRAYEEILKGKALPKKVIVGVVDSGIEIDHDDLKSHVWTNPKEIAGNNIDDDNNGYVDDIHGWNFLGESVHENMELVRVVRRGDDGSDQYKRAVKQLEEERKEALESKVRLDMLLRANERVAKFLDKKDYTKEDLEAIPDTASEEIIHSKNVMYGILAGGRELSWLDSFKGYVDSKLNYHLNVDFDGRKIVGDNPADINDRIYGNNDVLGPVREEAKHGTHVAGIIAQSRHNNLGGDGVASDAVEIMAVRAVPDGDEYDKDIALGIRYAVDNGAKVINGSFGKYYEENSQWVRDAIKYAEEKDVLIVVAAGNDAMDLNIEGGVERYPNDNVNMGPEISNNFLVVGALNPQFGKNMVARFSNYGHYDVDVFAPGVKIYATVPNNTYEYLQGTSMASPNVAGVAALVRAYYPQFTAGEVKKIIMDSGVAVNFDVVVGEKKEVRNFQSISTSGKFVNAYNALLLAEKLAANKK